AGCGCAGGTAACGACAACCACCAAGGCCGTGAGTCATATGGTGCCTGTGACTGCTATTCAAGAGTATGAAGACAAGCAAGTGGTATTTGTTAATCATGATAATGAATATAAACCACGACCCGTGCAGCTCGGTGTAACTGATGGTCGCTATATTGAAGTCATAAGCGGCATTGAAATAGGTGAGCGCGTGGTGGCTACCAATAGTTACCTGATCAAAGCAGATCTGGAAAAATCGGAGGCCGGTCATGACCATTAATGCCTCAATACAACCCGAATATGCATCTTTGCTACTGCAAGGCTTTAAGGGAGGCTTAACATGTTAGCTTCCATTATTCGCACTGCAATAGACAGGCGCGGTATATTTTTGATGCTGAGTTTTTTAGTCATTGGTTTTGGCTTATTTAGTTATCAAAAGCTGCCTATTGACGCCGTACCCGATATCACCAATGTCCAAGTACAAATCAATACTCAAGCAACAGGTTATTCGCCGCTTGAAACCGAGCAGCGCATCACCTTTTTGGTAGAAAACGCTTTAGCGGGATTGCCAAACTTAGATTATACCCGTTCACTATCTCGTTATGGCTTGTCACAAGTTACCGCCGTTTTTGAAGAAGGCACCGACCTGTATTTTGCCAGAAACCTCATTAATGAGCGGATAGGCATTATCAAAAGTCAGCTACCCGAGGGTATCGAGCCTGAAATGGGGCCGATTGCCACAGGTTTGGGTGAAATCTACATGTACACACTCAGCGCTGAGCCAGGTACATTGACGGCTGACGGCAGAGACTTTGATGCGATGGCACTACGAGAACTGCATGACTGGGTGGTGAAACCTCAACTCGCTTTAGTAAAAGGTATCACCGAGGTTAACGCTATTGGCGGCTTTACCAAGCAATATCATGTGAATCCTGATCCTCAACGTATGCTTAATTATGGTGTGAGCACTGACGATCTGCTGCGGGCATTGGAGCGAAATAATGCCAATCAAGGTGCCGGATACATCGAACGTAACGGTCAACAAATACTGGTGCGCTCTCAAGCGCAACTGGCCACAATTGAAGATATAGGTAATGTAGTGGTAACACTCACTAACCAATCTCCAGTGACCGTCAACGATATTGCCGAAGTGGCTATTGGTAAAGAGCTTCGAACGGGGGCTGCGACACGAGAGGGTAAGGAAACCGTCTTAGGCACTGCCATGATGCTTATTGGTGAAAATAGTCGCGCTGTGGCCTTGGCAGTGGCTGACAAAGTGGATGAAATCCAAGCTAGCTTGCCCGAAGGTGTGGTATTAGAAACTGTTTACGATCGCACCGCGCTGGTAGATAAAGCCATCAATACCGTCCGTAAAAACCTTATTGAAGGCGCATTACTGGTGATTGTGGTGTTGTTTCTTCTGCTTGGCAATATAAGAGCCGCCATCATTACCGCCGCTGTGATACCGCTCGCTATGCTCGCCACAATAACTGGGATGGTGCAAACAGGCGTTAGCGCAAACTTAATGAGCTTAGGGGCGTTAGACTTCGGGTTAATTGTGGATGGTGCGGTTATCATCGTTGAAAACTGCATTAGGCGCTTAAGTGAAGCGCAGAGGCGAACTGGCTCAGTACTGCCCATCAAGGAAAGACTTGAAGTTGTGTATGAAGCAACCAACGAAGTAATACGACCTAGTCTTTTTGGCGTGATGATTATTACCATTGTATATATCCCTATTTTTAGTTTAACAGGGGTCGAAGGGAAGATGTTTCACCCGATGGCGGCCACCGTCATCTTGGCATTACTTGCTGCGATGGTGTTCTCAATCACTATTGTGCCAGCAGCCGTTGCGATGTTTATGTCGGGTAAAGTCAGTGAAAAAGAGAGTCCAATCATAGTAGGGGCGAAATCGGTGTATCGTCCGGTTCTTTTATGGGCGCTTAAACTACGTTGGTTGGTAATAGGCTCAGCGACATTATTGGTTGTTGTAAGCGTTTGGCTAAGCATGCGACTTGGCTCTGAATTTATTCCTCAACTTGATGAGGGTGATATTGCCTTGCACGCTATGCGAGTGCCCGGCACTGGCATTGAGCAAGCCGTGGATATGCAAAAAAGGCTTGAAGACGTCATTATGCAGTACCCACAAGTGAGCACTGTCTTTGCTAAAACCGGCACGGCAGAAGTTGCCACCGATGCGATGCCGCCAAATGTTACAGATACGTTTGTGATGTTGAAACCTATCGACCAATGGCCAGATCCTACTTTATCTAAAGCCGAATTTGTCGAGCAAATGGAGCGTGAGCTTCAAAGCGTACCTGGCAATAATTACGAGTTTACTCAACCTATACAAATGCGGTTTAACGAGTTAATTAGTGGCGTCAGGGCTGACTTAGGCATAAAAATTTATGGGGATGATTTAAATAAACTGCGCGATTCGGCCGGTGATATATTAGCGGTACTGCAAGATATACCCGGCGCTGCGGATGCACGCGTTGAGCAAGTTGATGAGATTCCTATCTTTACCGTGAATCCCAAACCTTATGCTTTAGCGCGTTACAATTTGGATGTCACTGACCTGCAAACTTGGTTAAGCGCATCGATTGGCGGCAAAGAAGCAGGCTTAATATTCGAGGGCGACAGGCGATTCGAGATAGTCGTGCGCTACTCAGAGGATATTCGCAATAATCTTGATAGGCTAGGCAGCATACCTATTATGACAGGGGATGATGATTATGTGCCTATAGCAGAGGTTGCAACGCTTGAATATGCCAGCATACCCAGTCAAATCAGCCGAGAAAACGCCAAGCGCCGTATTGTGGTAACGGCGAATGTAAGAGAGCGCGACCTAGGCTCGTTTGTTACCGAAGCAAAAATGCAAATAGCAGAAAATGTCATATTGCCAAGTGGTTATTGGGTCGATTATGGCGGCACGTTCGAGCAGCTTGAAAGTGCAAGTCAACGATTGAGCCTTGTTGTGCCAGCGACGCTTTTCTTAATTCTTGCATTGCTAGTTATTGCCTTTGGCTCGGTGAAAGATGCATTGATAATTTTCACTGGCGTGCCTTTAGCATTAACGGGTGGCGTTTTTGCGCTATGGGTGAGAGAGATGCCCTTGTCTATATCAGCAGGCGTTGGTTTTATTGCGCTGTCTGGCATTGCTGTGCTTAACGGTTTGGTTATGTTGTCGTTTATCCGTCAAAGGCTGGAAGAGACAGGAGAGTTAATTAACGCTATTGTTGACGGTGCATTAACGCGTTTGCGGCCGGTACTGATGACGGCATTGGTTGCTAGCCTTGGTTTTGTGCCAATGGCGCTTAATGTGGGAACGGGAGCAGAAGTGCAGCGACCACTAGCGACGGTAGTTATTGGCGGGATAATATCTTCTACCTTACTTACATTAATAGTTTTACCTGTTTTATACCGACTTGTGCACAGCAGGAAGAATTAGCCACATTTGGGGCATTAGCCGTTGTTTGTTAACGCCCCAATTTCACTTATTACACTTAAACGTCATCGATATGTGTTGACCCTATATTAAGTATAGACTTTATAATCATAGTTTTATGATATGACTAAAAAGGGTAGATATGATTTCGCTGGTGTTGATAAGTGCTTTTATATTGCTTGCAGTAGTCGCTCGAAGCTTTGTGCAATATAAAAGGAATGGGGATTTTGGCATTAGAGCAGCCTCGTTAAGCGCTCCGATGATAGAGATTTTGCCCGGTACTATGTTTGTGATTACATTTTGCCTAGCGTTTGGTGTGATACTCATTGGGTATTTTGGCAAAGTGCCCCTTTTGTTTGTTGTTCCACTGCCATTTCAGGCTTTAGGTCTTGCGGTTGGGACTTGTGGAATACTCGTCACGCTCTTATCTCAAATCCAAATGGGTGATTCATGGCGAATTGGTGTCGACCAGAAAGAAACGACGACGCTCATTACGCATGGTATTTATGCAAGGTCTCGAAATCCGATTTATTTCGGCATTTATATATTTTGGTTGGGGTTATGTTTCACATTCGCACATCTACTGCTATGGGCTTGCGCCTTAATATGCTGGATTTGCATTGAACTGATTGTTCGGAAAATTGAAGAGCCATATTTAATAGAAGTGCATGGGGATGTGTTTCAAAAATACATGCGGAAGACTAATCGATACATACCTAAGTTATGACGTTCGTTTAATTTTTAAAAATATACGATGTGAGACTTGATTTATAAAAACTGAGCACAAATGTATACTGTATATATTATCAGTAAGGTAAAGGGAGTCACATGGATGTATTAAATGTTGAAAACGAACTTCGCGAAGTTGTAGCCAGAGTAGTGACTCAAGTAGAGCTTTCGAACAAGCAAGGCCGCTTAGACATAAATTTAGCGATGGAAGATGCTAATCTATCGATACCTTGCCTTTGAAGATAATTTGACGATTAAATCCAAGCCGATCGCCGGATCTACTTCTATTGCTTTACAATATTCTACGTACTCTAAGATCGTTAAATTACGCTGTGCTTTTTCAATCTTACTTACTGTTTGAAATGGCTCGTCAATTCTTTCTGCTACATCTCTCAAAGTTAAACCTTTCTGTTTACGTATAGTTTTAAGCCAACTCGTAAGGGCTAAATAATCGGGATGTGCAAGAGATTTAATCATCTCCGCATTATGACAGCGAAATCTTTTGTCCCGAAATTGGGGAATTGCGATTAGTCTAGGTGATTATTGGTGAGCTTGCTATCTTAATTATGTCTAGATGATAAACGCGGCAAATCCAACATTGCTGACTAAATACCCCTTCAGTGTCGCTGCCAACTTATCGTTAATAATAAATTCTTCTCTGCCACTAATAAGCTGCCCATGCTCCTTTAAATAAGACAAAATAGCGGATTCCTCTTTAATTGGAGATTCAACATATTTACATAAGAATGTAGTGTCAGTATTTATCTTTTTTGCTCTGAGATGTTCATTGTGGCGTTTTTTTATTTCACGCTCAGTCTGACCTATTTTAACCCGGTACAACGCATTTTCTTCAGACAACATTGCTACGTAAATGAAGCCTGGCTTGTCAGAATTCACTGTATTTTCGTGCAACCACCACTTTTTCCCATCATTCATATCTCTTACAATTGTATTGTGTAATGCATGCTTATCTGTAATTTGATTGTCTACTATGTATTTGACCATCTGTTTGTACAAAGGAGTGCTAAGGTAGGGCAGATCAGCAATATCCCATCCAAGCTTTAAAAAATTGGTTCGGTACTGCACAGGGCCTATCATTTCGTATAGGAGTTGGTCGATGATGCTTCGTTTTATCTTTAACTGCGATAAAGCTCCCTTTACACCGCTTTCAGCAATCACTGAAAGTATTTCTGCACACCTTAATAATTTAACTGGATGTTTGTTTACAAGAGCCTTAGAGCACGAGCGCGAGAAGTATACGCCTCGCTCGTTACATTTAGATTTTAAATCAAACCCTCGTTCGCGAACTAATAATTTGAAATCACGAGAATAAATATTATTTTTGTTAGCATACCTTGCAAGGATACCAATGGTGACAAATCCAAAGAATTGGTCACTTAAAACAAAATGATTAAATACATGCTCACATATAGCGAGGTCTTTTTCATAAGAGCTAACTGTCATATTTATTCCCAAATATCTTCGGCTTAATTAGTTTTGTCCCGAATATAGTGAATACTAACCAGTTACCTTATGTAAACCAAATAAATATTGTTGACCACTACAAAGAACCAGTAATTGCGTCTTCAAAAAGAACCTCGTGATATTGTCTGATAATATAACGAAATAAGAGATTACCTTTTCGCACGACTAAAGCGGTCGCTTTACCAATAAAGACCGAAAAACGAGCATTCATATTTTTTAATTTGCTATGATAAACCTATACAAGTTCAGACTAGAGGCCTCAATGTGAAAGTTTACGCAGAGCGATTGACAAAGACAGTAGTGGGCCGTGTTTGTGACGTTTGCAATGAAAGCGTCATGAACAAGATTGGTGACCACGAATGTGAGGAATGTGGAGAGCTCAAAGCGCAATGGGGATATGGCTCAAAGAACGATGGAAAATCTTATCACATAGACTTGTGCGAAAATTGTTTTAGTGTAGCGTTAGCAGCTTTGCGGGATCACCGTAAACGAATAGTTATGTTTGACTATGCACAAGAGCAGCCAGACGATAAGTTCGGAGTAGCTAAAAATTGAGTACTTAGAATACAAGCGGACTTCAATCTCTGCTTATTAAGTTGAAATACATTAGCTCACAATATCAGATGTTAAGCATTCATCAATTTTCATCACGGAATGATGAATAACAATTGAGAGCTAAGTTTAGTGGCTTCGACCAAAGCACGCTAAGATATAAGTAGGAATTTTATGTAGGTTGTTGTATCTTTATTACAGAGCAAAAAATATCGAGGTCTTCATCAATGTTTAATGAAAAATCAATTTAAGTGTAGAATCCACACTCAGCCAGATAATAAAAAGTTTACGCAACAAAGTTGAAGCCCACAAGAAAAGTTGCGAGGCTCTGGTTTGAAATAAACCCACCTACTGTACCCACAAATAATTGAGAGCTTAAGTAATTCATTTTGCTAGAACCATTCACGTCATAGACATTTATCAGCCGTTGTAACTGCTTTTTGCTCAATTCAGGCTAGTCGGTTCGGTCTTTTTCAGGCGCTCGTACTATAGTTTGAAGCTCATCTCATTGCAGTACTTAAACTCCAATTTCTTTTGTTTC
The nucleotide sequence above comes from Alteromonas naphthalenivorans. Encoded proteins:
- a CDS encoding efflux RND transporter permease subunit, encoding MLASIIRTAIDRRGIFLMLSFLVIGFGLFSYQKLPIDAVPDITNVQVQINTQATGYSPLETEQRITFLVENALAGLPNLDYTRSLSRYGLSQVTAVFEEGTDLYFARNLINERIGIIKSQLPEGIEPEMGPIATGLGEIYMYTLSAEPGTLTADGRDFDAMALRELHDWVVKPQLALVKGITEVNAIGGFTKQYHVNPDPQRMLNYGVSTDDLLRALERNNANQGAGYIERNGQQILVRSQAQLATIEDIGNVVVTLTNQSPVTVNDIAEVAIGKELRTGAATREGKETVLGTAMMLIGENSRAVALAVADKVDEIQASLPEGVVLETVYDRTALVDKAINTVRKNLIEGALLVIVVLFLLLGNIRAAIITAAVIPLAMLATITGMVQTGVSANLMSLGALDFGLIVDGAVIIVENCIRRLSEAQRRTGSVLPIKERLEVVYEATNEVIRPSLFGVMIITIVYIPIFSLTGVEGKMFHPMAATVILALLAAMVFSITIVPAAVAMFMSGKVSEKESPIIVGAKSVYRPVLLWALKLRWLVIGSATLLVVVSVWLSMRLGSEFIPQLDEGDIALHAMRVPGTGIEQAVDMQKRLEDVIMQYPQVSTVFAKTGTAEVATDAMPPNVTDTFVMLKPIDQWPDPTLSKAEFVEQMERELQSVPGNNYEFTQPIQMRFNELISGVRADLGIKIYGDDLNKLRDSAGDILAVLQDIPGAADARVEQVDEIPIFTVNPKPYALARYNLDVTDLQTWLSASIGGKEAGLIFEGDRRFEIVVRYSEDIRNNLDRLGSIPIMTGDDDYVPIAEVATLEYASIPSQISRENAKRRIVVTANVRERDLGSFVTEAKMQIAENVILPSGYWVDYGGTFEQLESASQRLSLVVPATLFLILALLVIAFGSVKDALIIFTGVPLALTGGVFALWVREMPLSISAGVGFIALSGIAVLNGLVMLSFIRQRLEETGELINAIVDGALTRLRPVLMTALVASLGFVPMALNVGTGAEVQRPLATVVIGGIISSTLLTLIVLPVLYRLVHSRKN
- a CDS encoding helix-turn-helix domain-containing protein, which translates into the protein MIKSLAHPDYLALTSWLKTIRKQKGLTLRDVAERIDEPFQTVSKIEKAQRNLTILEYVEYCKAIEVDPAIGLDLIVKLSSKARYR
- a CDS encoding methyltransferase family protein, translating into MISLVLISAFILLAVVARSFVQYKRNGDFGIRAASLSAPMIEILPGTMFVITFCLAFGVILIGYFGKVPLLFVVPLPFQALGLAVGTCGILVTLLSQIQMGDSWRIGVDQKETTTLITHGIYARSRNPIYFGIYIFWLGLCFTFAHLLLWACALICWICIELIVRKIEEPYLIEVHGDVFQKYMRKTNRYIPKL
- a CDS encoding GIY-YIG nuclease family protein — protein: MTVSSYEKDLAICEHVFNHFVLSDQFFGFVTIGILARYANKNNIYSRDFKLLVRERGFDLKSKCNERGVYFSRSCSKALVNKHPVKLLRCAEILSVIAESGVKGALSQLKIKRSIIDQLLYEMIGPVQYRTNFLKLGWDIADLPYLSTPLYKQMVKYIVDNQITDKHALHNTIVRDMNDGKKWWLHENTVNSDKPGFIYVAMLSEENALYRVKIGQTEREIKKRHNEHLRAKKINTDTTFLCKYVESPIKEESAILSYLKEHGQLISGREEFIINDKLAATLKGYLVSNVGFAAFII